Part of the Halorhabdus utahensis DSM 12940 genome, ATTCCGTCTCGTAGAGCCGCGCGTACCCGTCCTCGAGTAACTGCTCGCCGAACACCTCGCCGTCGACCACCACGTAGACGAGCAGTCGGCCGTAGTAGCCCCGCCGATCCGCCCGCTCGTCGGTGACGATCCGGACCGTCTCACCGGCCAGTCGCCGCTGGGCGAACGTGCTCGCGTTCTCGCCCCACCCGCGGAGCCAGGTTCGCCCCGCCTCAGTGTCCGGGACGCCATCGAACTCGCCGGGCGAGACCTCGGCATACGGTTCCGGTGCGTCGACGCCCAGCAGCCGAACCGTCTCGCGGGTGCCGTTCGCGTATTCGATGTCCATCGTGTCGCCGTCGACCACCTCGACGACCGTGACGGTCCAGCGATCGCCGGTCGAGGGTACCTGTGGCGCGTCCGTCGTCTGGGTCCCCGCGCCAGTCGGCGTGCTGGCCGTCCCCGCGTCCGTGCCGACGCCGGGCAGTCCCCCACACCCGGCGAGCAGGACGACGATCACGATGACCACACCACGTCCGCGCATACGGGTTCCAGGCGCGGGGGACACACGAATCTTCGGGCGAAATCTTCGTGGGGTCTGTGAGTACGTCTATCGTCCGGACTCGGCCGCGCGTTTATACCGGAGGGGGCGGCCAACGAGCGTATGCACGACACCAGCCGAAGTTTGAAGTTCACGGATTTCGTAATACAGGTGATGACGCCGAGTCCAGCCACGGAAACACCATCGCAGGATTATGCAGCCGGGGTCGATCAGCTCGCGACCGTCGGTCGCCTACTGGACCGGCCGGAACTCGCACGCGTGTACGTCTACGTCTGCTATTACGGGCCAGTCACCCGACCGGAGATCGTCGAGACCCTCGACGTCCCGAAGACGACTGTCTACGACCACGTCGGGACGTTGGAGGCGCTGGGTGCTGTTGCACTCGTCGGTGATCGTCCCGTTGCGGTGTCGGCGGCCCCCGTCTTGATCGACGCCGACGGGATCACCGTCACGCCGACGCTTCTCCATGCCGTCGCCATGCAAGTGATCGACAAGGACATCGCCCATTTCACAGAGCGCCACGGGGTCGGCAAACTGGCCGCCGCTGTCCGGCAGGCCGGGCTGCATTACGCGGGGCGGATCACCCAGCGGATGGTAGCCGAGCCTCTCGGCATTTCAACCGGCGAGGCGATCCAAATCGTGCTCGCGCTTGAACCCGTCCTCGCAGCGGGAAAACAGCACGATCCGCACTTCAAGAACCTCTTTCCGGATGTCGCCGACGATATCGCATTCGACGCCGATATTGACGTGACTGCCCCACTCTCGGATACAGAGTCATAGAGGCGGACTCTCTCATGTCTGATTCGTCTTCGCTCTCCTCGGCTACGGTCACACTTGTCGATACGAACGTCTTCATCAGCGTGGGCAATCCAGGCACGTCGAAGTATCGTCGGTTTCGCCGGGCGATTCGACGTGCGGGCGTGACGTTGCGGATACCAGCACGGGTCGCAGACGAGATCGAGGACGGGGGCGTCACGCCGGCGCTGGACCGCGCTCGCGAGGAGGGATGGGCTCGTATCGCGGATGCCCCATCAGTGACCCACAGCGAAGCCACCCGTGCCCGGGACGTGGCCCGCCGGACGATCGCCGCGAAGTCGCCGGGGAAAGACGAACACGATGTCGAGAAAGCCGATCCAGTGTTCGCCGGACTCGCTGTCGAATATCTGCTGGACGGGACGACGAGTGACGACGTGACTGTCCTCACCGCTGATCGAGTTGCCCGTGAGGCGATCGCGACGGCGATGGCCTCCCTCGATTACGCCGATCAGATCACGATCCTGGCAGTGTGGGACGTCATCGACGACGGAGACGATGATCTCACCTTCAGCTGAGAGGGTTCGTGGTGTTCCGAAATGGTCCTCGACTTCGGTGTACCGCGGTCTGGATCCGACCGCGCGTTTATACCGGAGGAAGGGGCCAACGGGCGTATGCACGATGGCATCCACGTCGTCGCCGGGGAGTGTACGACCACATTCGACGGCTCGCGCGTCCGCGAGCACGAACAGCGCGGGCAGGTTCTGGTCGTCGTTAAGCCGGACAACACCGTGCTCGTCCACGACGCCGAGGGCTATCAGCCGGTCGCGTGGCTCACGCGCGCCGAGACGGTGACCATCGACGGCACCCACCTTGCAGCGACCGACGGCGACCAGCGACTCACCGTCGAAATCCACGACGAAACGGCGAGTGGCCGGTATCCGGCCAGCGCCGCGGGGTCGCCCGTCGGCGAGTGTCCGGACTGCGGGGCCGCACTCGTTCGCGTCACCGACGCCGTCGCTTGCACGGGCTGTGACGAACGATACGGCCTGCCCGGCGATGCCGAAGTCATCGACGATCACTGCGAGTGTGGCCTCCCGAAAATGCGGGTCGAACGCGGTCGAGCATTCGAAGTCTGTGTCGATCGCGAGTGTGAGTCGATGGACGACGCCGTCGCCGAGGTCTTCGACCGCGAGTGGGACTGTCCCAACTGCGAGGGGGACCTTCGGATCCTCCGGCGGGGCGGCCTCCTGGCGGGCTGTGAGCACTATCCCGAGTGTGACACCGGCTTTGCGTTCCCTGCCGGCGTCGTCGTGGGCGAGTGTGCCTGTGGCCTCCCGCTGTTCGAGACCGCCGGTGGGCGGCGGTGTCTCGACGCGACCTGTGAGGCCTGGCGGGACGGCACGGGCGGCGTTCCGGCGGAGTCGTGACGAGCCGTTTCCCGGCGCGGTCGATCAGTGTGCTCGCGGCCGTGAGTCGATCGTAGCGCCTTTGCCCGCCCGCCGGCAGGTCAGACCATGGAACTGGTCCTGGAGGGAGACGTGGTTCGCGGCGGCAGCGAGGCTCGCGAGCGCTTCTACGATTCGCGGGGCTACGGCCACGTCGACGGCGGCGGGCTGGCGCTTTCGCCTGTCGAAGCAGCCCATCTTCTCTACCGGGGCGATGTCGAGCACATCCGGGACGGGAGAAGCGACGAGGCTCTGGATTTCCAGGCACTGCTCTCCTCGGCTGCTGTCTCGGAGATCGACGTTCTCGTCTACAAGGACCTTCGGGACCGGGGATTCTACCTCTCGCCCGCCCGCGAGGGCTGGGTCGACGGTCCGTCCGGGACCGACTTCGTGGTTTACCCCCGCGGACAGGGCCCCTGGGACGACGATGTCGCCTATCGGATCCGGGCGATAAGTGAGCGGACGGCCGTCTCCGCGGCCACGCTGGGCGATAGCGTCCTGGCAGTCGTCGACGAGGAGTCGGCGATCACCTACCTCGAGACCAGTCACCCCGACATCGCGGGCTCGTCGACCACGGATCTGCCGAGCGGTGTCGCGGCCGACCTGCTGGGCGATCGCGTCCTGGCCCCGGACCCGCCCGAAGCACTCTATTTCGAGGGGTTCTACGGCCAACCGCTCGACGACGAGGCGGGCGAGCCCCTCCAGCTCTCGCTGATCGAGGCCGCCGCGCTGGCCAGCCAAGGCGTGCTCGACGTCGAGGGTGGCGCGGACGCGATCGTCGAGTGCGGTCGCGAGGTCGAAGGCGAGCGCTTCGACCGGCGGCTGGCGGTGTATCGTGCCCTCCGCGAGCGTGGGGTCGTCCCCAAGACGGGCTACAAATTCGGCGCGGACTTTCGGACGTACGCCGACGTCGAAAGTGTCGACTCGCTGGGCCACTCCGAGTTGCTCGTGCGGGTGTTACCGGCGGATCACGCTTTCACGCCGCGCGATCTCGCGCTTGACGTCCGACTGGCCCACGGCGTTCGCAAGCGGATGGTGTTCGCGCTGGTGGCGGAGGCTGACGCGGACGGCGACCCCCGAATCGAGTGGCTCGAAGTCGGGCGACTGACGCCGTGACGGATAGAAAACAATTAAACCCCTGCTGGTGGAGACGTACGCACATGGCGTCCACTTCCCCCGACGTCCGTCGCTGGCACCCCCGGGAAGTGGACAGTGTCGCCGTCGCCGGCCGGCGGGCGTAACTCGTCGCCCGGCGGGCGATGCTCCCTCCGCTTTCTCGGCCCGGTGGCTTCGAGCACCAACCACACGAGACACGACACCAATGACGCGAGACTCACACACCGACGACGAACCGACAGACGACCGACGGCGTGAACAGGCTTTCCCCCGACTCCGCACTGACGGCGGCGCAGCCGCCGGTGCCGACGACACGACGCTTGATCCGTGGGGCTCCTCGACGGTCGCCGACTACCGCAACCTCTTCGAGGAGTTCGGCATCGAGGAGTTCGACGAAATCCTGCCCGATGTCCCTGCGCCCCACTATCTGATGCGCCGCGGGGTCATCTTCGGGCACCGCGATTACCGGCCGGTCGCCCGCGCCATGCGCGACGGTGACCCATTCGCCGTCCTCTCGGGATTCATGCCCACCGGCGACCCCCACATCGGCCACAAACTCGTCTTCGACGAGATCATCTGGCATCAACGCCAGGGCGGGGACGCCTACGGCCTGATCGCCGACCTTGAGGCCCACGCCGCCCGCGGGCTGACGTGGGACGAGATCGACGAGCATGCCCGGGACTACATCCTCTCGCTGCTCGCGCTGGGCTTCGACCCGGAGGAAGGGACGCTCTATCGACAGTCCGAGAACCGCGAGTTGCAGGATCTGGCGTTCGAACTCGGCGCGGAGGCCCGCTTTGCGGAGTTCGAGGGGATCTACGGCTTCGACGGCGAGACCGACGTCAGTCACATGCAGAGCGTCGTGACCCAGATCGCCGACATCCTCTACCCGCAACTCGAGGAACCCAAGCCGACCGTCATCCCGGTGGGTCCCGACCAGGACCCCCACATGCGCCTGGCGAGAGACGTCGCCGCCCGGATGCGCTATTTCGGCGTCACGAAGGCCTACGCCTCCTTCGAGACCGACGACGAGGAGCGAGCGCTGCTTGCGGAGGCCTACGAGACGCTTGCCGGCGACCATCCGGGAGAGACGATCCGGTGTGGCGACGCCGCGACCTACCTCGACAACGAGCGTGATCGCGACGCGACTGACGGTGGCGCGATGACCAAAGATCGTCTCATCACGATGCTCCGGGAGGCCGGCAAGGAACCGCTCCGTCCCCGCGTCCGGTTCCTCGACCGCAACGCCACCGAGGAGGCCTTCGAGGCCCTGATCGAGGCCATCGACGGCGAGAAGCGCGTCTACGACGAGCACATCGACGCCTTCGAACTGGATCACGAGGCCGCCGCGGCACTCGCCCGCGAGGTCGAACTCGCCAACGGCGGGTACGGCTTCCTGGCCCCCTCCTCGATCTATCATCGCTTCATGACCGGTCTGACCGGCGGGAAGATGTCCTCGTCCGTCCCGGAGAGTCACATCAGCCTGCTCGACGATCCCGAAGACGGCTACGACAAGGTCCGGGCGGCGACGACCGGCGGCCGCGAGACCGCCGAGGAACAGCGCGAACTCGGGGGCAAGCCCGACGAGTGCCCGGTCTACGAACTCTACGCCTACTTGCTCGCGGATGACGACGACGAGTTCGCCACCGAGGTCTACGAGGAGTGTGCCGGCGGCGAGCGCCTCTGTGGCGGCTGTAAGGAACAGGCTGCCGAACTGATGGAGTCTTTCCTCGAAGATCACCAGGAAAAACGCGAGGAGTGGGCTGATCGAC contains:
- a CDS encoding thermonuclease family protein, with the protein product MRGRGVVIVIVVLLAGCGGLPGVGTDAGTASTPTGAGTQTTDAPQVPSTGDRWTVTVVEVVDGDTMDIEYANGTRETVRLLGVDAPEPYAEVSPGEFDGVPDTEAGRTWLRGWGENASTFAQRRLAGETVRIVTDERADRRGYYGRLLVYVVVDGEVFGEQLLEDGYARLYETEFQLYDRFAAAESRAQAADRGVWGFASAPS
- a CDS encoding DUF7437 domain-containing protein, which gives rise to MTPSPATETPSQDYAAGVDQLATVGRLLDRPELARVYVYVCYYGPVTRPEIVETLDVPKTTVYDHVGTLEALGAVALVGDRPVAVSAAPVLIDADGITVTPTLLHAVAMQVIDKDIAHFTERHGVGKLAAAVRQAGLHYAGRITQRMVAEPLGISTGEAIQIVLALEPVLAAGKQHDPHFKNLFPDVADDIAFDADIDVTAPLSDTES
- a CDS encoding endonuclease NucS domain-containing protein; translated protein: MHDGIHVVAGECTTTFDGSRVREHEQRGQVLVVVKPDNTVLVHDAEGYQPVAWLTRAETVTIDGTHLAATDGDQRLTVEIHDETASGRYPASAAGSPVGECPDCGAALVRVTDAVACTGCDERYGLPGDAEVIDDHCECGLPKMRVERGRAFEVCVDRECESMDDAVAEVFDREWDCPNCEGDLRILRRGGLLAGCEHYPECDTGFAFPAGVVVGECACGLPLFETAGGRRCLDATCEAWRDGTGGVPAES
- the endA gene encoding tRNA-intron lyase, yielding MELVLEGDVVRGGSEARERFYDSRGYGHVDGGGLALSPVEAAHLLYRGDVEHIRDGRSDEALDFQALLSSAAVSEIDVLVYKDLRDRGFYLSPAREGWVDGPSGTDFVVYPRGQGPWDDDVAYRIRAISERTAVSAATLGDSVLAVVDEESAITYLETSHPDIAGSSTTDLPSGVAADLLGDRVLAPDPPEALYFEGFYGQPLDDEAGEPLQLSLIEAAALASQGVLDVEGGADAIVECGREVEGERFDRRLAVYRALRERGVVPKTGYKFGADFRTYADVESVDSLGHSELLVRVLPADHAFTPRDLALDVRLAHGVRKRMVFALVAEADADGDPRIEWLEVGRLTP
- a CDS encoding tryptophan--tRNA ligase; translation: MTRDSHTDDEPTDDRRREQAFPRLRTDGGAAAGADDTTLDPWGSSTVADYRNLFEEFGIEEFDEILPDVPAPHYLMRRGVIFGHRDYRPVARAMRDGDPFAVLSGFMPTGDPHIGHKLVFDEIIWHQRQGGDAYGLIADLEAHAARGLTWDEIDEHARDYILSLLALGFDPEEGTLYRQSENRELQDLAFELGAEARFAEFEGIYGFDGETDVSHMQSVVTQIADILYPQLEEPKPTVIPVGPDQDPHMRLARDVAARMRYFGVTKAYASFETDDEERALLAEAYETLAGDHPGETIRCGDAATYLDNERDRDATDGGAMTKDRLITMLREAGKEPLRPRVRFLDRNATEEAFEALIEAIDGEKRVYDEHIDAFELDHEAAAALAREVELANGGYGFLAPSSIYHRFMTGLTGGKMSSSVPESHISLLDDPEDGYDKVRAATTGGRETAEEQRELGGKPDECPVYELYAYLLADDDDEFATEVYEECAGGERLCGGCKEQAAELMESFLEDHQEKREEWADRLDELDIDFDSSRKRT